Proteins from one Clostridium cellulovorans 743B genomic window:
- a CDS encoding RICIN domain-containing protein produces MKFRKIFSVALAGALLLTSTSLFGEGNVADAAVISSIPNTTRTLKSYDNSFLSVTGYASLSGGVKDRSSYVGTSYYRTVKTSREFLQALLDAKSGSVKVIEIAANLNLGWKELNLSSTEIQKYNFVAKYEDPTNGYTNPTLQANGVSKINVSDTNGLTIFSTSGSTIKHAELKLQSSANDIVIRNLNFDEMWQWDDVGNHKEVGWTFIKVNGANNVWIDHCKFAIGADGMVDIENGSSGLTFSWCKFGLEANTNPASDSAIYKSITYMEQKYTSNQLASTSLYYKMRKAGATPNQIMAYSAYHSKCHLVGSGDKDYVNYVDSNGKDYKDGNQRLRITLAYNQYSNVGQRVPMIRQGVGHMINCYIDDTTHMNLENSVSSFKANSTSLARGMNARNGASIAADTCVYNGVTEPIVGTELQGQDTSNMDPQWANLFKNAYNRNLIVNSQVTNANGTYTGSSWDNNGVNLFTKGFVWYNKSTLNKWAWSSSIVGAANMSKTKPPTTPFTFQYNYTEKLPYSYNAVPLNDVVQTVKQYSGASKVTLSAKDWLKTVYSTSSTPTTGSSVNVGSYYRIKNVNSGKYLSAPTDASGTKLVQTADKTQATSLWRIVAGDTGYVNLVAQVGSASKVIDIPGASTDNGVQLQIWGGTAGADWQQFKLKDNGDGTFGILTMISGGTQGLDVNAKSTAEGASVIQYNYAASANQKWVFEFVK; encoded by the coding sequence ATGAAATTTAGAAAAATATTTAGCGTTGCTTTAGCTGGTGCTCTTCTTCTTACTTCCACTTCACTCTTTGGTGAAGGTAACGTAGCAGATGCAGCAGTGATTAGCTCAATCCCTAATACCACCAGAACTTTAAAGAGTTATGATAATAGCTTTTTATCAGTTACTGGCTATGCATCCTTATCAGGAGGGGTAAAAGATAGAAGTTCCTATGTTGGAACTTCCTATTACCGCACAGTTAAAACTAGCAGAGAGTTTTTACAAGCTCTTTTAGATGCTAAAAGTGGCTCGGTAAAGGTAATAGAGATTGCAGCAAACTTGAATTTAGGTTGGAAAGAATTAAATTTAAGTTCAACTGAAATTCAAAAATATAATTTTGTAGCAAAATATGAAGACCCAACCAATGGATACACCAATCCAACCTTACAAGCAAACGGTGTATCTAAAATAAACGTATCTGATACAAATGGGTTAACTATTTTTTCAACCTCTGGAAGCACAATTAAGCATGCAGAATTAAAATTACAATCATCAGCTAACGATATTGTGATAAGAAATCTTAACTTTGATGAAATGTGGCAATGGGATGATGTAGGAAATCACAAAGAAGTAGGCTGGACATTTATCAAGGTTAATGGCGCCAATAATGTATGGATAGACCACTGTAAGTTTGCTATAGGAGCCGATGGTATGGTTGATATTGAAAACGGTTCCTCTGGATTAACCTTTTCTTGGTGTAAATTTGGATTAGAAGCTAATACAAATCCTGCTTCTGATAGTGCAATTTATAAGTCAATAACTTACATGGAACAAAAATACACTTCAAATCAACTAGCTTCAACTAGCCTTTACTATAAAATGCGTAAAGCTGGAGCTACACCAAATCAAATCATGGCTTATTCAGCTTACCACAGTAAGTGTCATCTAGTAGGTTCTGGTGATAAGGATTATGTAAATTATGTTGATAGTAACGGTAAAGATTATAAGGATGGAAACCAAAGATTAAGAATAACCCTTGCGTATAATCAATATAGTAATGTTGGACAACGTGTTCCAATGATACGTCAAGGTGTTGGCCATATGATCAATTGTTATATCGATGACACTACTCATATGAACTTAGAAAATAGCGTTAGTTCTTTCAAAGCTAACAGCACTTCTCTAGCTCGTGGAATGAATGCAAGAAATGGAGCTTCCATTGCAGCAGATACTTGTGTTTATAATGGTGTTACTGAACCAATAGTAGGAACCGAACTTCAAGGTCAAGACACTTCTAATATGGATCCTCAATGGGCTAACTTATTTAAGAATGCTTATAACAGAAACTTAATTGTAAACTCACAAGTGACAAACGCAAATGGAACATATACAGGCAGTAGCTGGGATAATAATGGTGTTAATCTATTTACCAAAGGCTTTGTTTGGTACAATAAATCAACACTAAATAAGTGGGCATGGTCTTCCTCCATTGTTGGAGCAGCAAACATGAGCAAAACAAAACCACCAACTACACCATTTACTTTCCAATATAATTACACTGAAAAATTACCTTATTCATATAATGCAGTTCCTTTAAATGATGTTGTACAAACTGTAAAACAATACTCTGGAGCAAGCAAAGTTACTTTAAGTGCTAAAGATTGGTTGAAAACAGTTTACTCAACTTCTTCAACACCAACTACTGGATCAAGCGTTAATGTTGGTTCTTACTATAGAATCAAAAATGTTAACAGTGGTAAATATCTAAGTGCTCCTACTGATGCTAGTGGAACAAAACTTGTTCAAACTGCTGACAAAACACAAGCAACATCACTTTGGAGAATTGTCGCTGGAGATACTGGTTACGTAAACCTTGTAGCACAAGTTGGAAGTGCTTCAAAAGTAATCGATATCCCTGGAGCTTCAACGGATAATGGTGTTCAACTACAAATCTGGGGCGGTACTGCTGGTGCTGATTGGCAACAATTTAAACTGAAAGATAATGGAGATGGTACCTTTGGAATTTTAACAATGATCTCCGGTGGCACCCAAGGTCTTGATGTTAATGCAAAAAGTACAGCTGAAGGTGCAAGTGTAATTCAATATAATTACGCAGCTAGTGCAAATCAAAAGTGGGTTTTTGAATTTGTAAAATAA
- a CDS encoding Ig-like domain-containing protein, giving the protein MKNKRFKKLRNSLIAVMSIAVLVLASSNIFATSTVGATTWDPANKASNVTLSNDNLTTAFGGNVGNVKATNYKISGKWYWELKIISSSCELVGVANELFNVTKDNGTSNNQLSYYGYGSTIYPGIKGYGESFAGGDIISIALDIDNKKIRFAKNGKWFSDINLPAWNQYYPFVTFGSSSGGGVQTTNFGASPFAYQAPVGFSPFDNTPIETASTSISLNKSTTNLNVEETESLVATITPSEATNKNIIWTSSDTAIATVDTAGKITAIKEGQATIIAKIENTDITATCIVDVTATKETVTVESEKTKIPANQEFTTDIVLHNAKDTFAEDVKINYDKDLFEYVGYEDIEGLKVYKEIKNPETGDLRFIIASQGETNGINADKTLVKLKFKTKGSGKGKVDVIATRIADNAGTENDLLTENCGEKEFEVFTDVNNTGDFTLGDLAIDGYYYGKNVSDTDKVKYNADVVVNEKIDDEDLTEITSQIIGNSKYTPNN; this is encoded by the coding sequence ATGAAGAATAAAAGATTTAAAAAGCTTAGAAATAGTTTAATAGCTGTAATGAGTATAGCTGTTTTGGTTTTAGCTAGTTCAAATATTTTTGCAACGAGTACAGTGGGTGCAACTACATGGGATCCTGCTAATAAGGCAAGTAATGTAACATTATCAAATGATAATTTGACGACAGCATTTGGTGGTAATGTTGGTAACGTTAAAGCAACTAACTACAAAATATCTGGCAAGTGGTATTGGGAGTTAAAGATCATTAGCAGTTCCTGCGAACTGGTTGGAGTAGCTAATGAATTATTTAATGTTACTAAAGATAATGGTACGTCAAATAATCAGTTAAGTTATTATGGATATGGTAGTACTATTTATCCAGGAATAAAAGGTTATGGGGAGTCTTTCGCGGGTGGAGATATTATAAGTATAGCATTAGATATAGATAATAAGAAAATTAGATTTGCAAAAAATGGAAAATGGTTTTCAGATATAAATTTACCTGCATGGAATCAATATTATCCTTTCGTGACCTTTGGATCTAGTAGTGGTGGAGGAGTTCAAACTACTAACTTTGGTGCATCACCTTTCGCATATCAAGCACCTGTAGGATTTTCGCCATTTGACAATACACCTATTGAAACTGCTTCTACAAGCATATCACTAAATAAATCTACAACTAACCTAAATGTGGAAGAAACAGAAAGCTTAGTAGCAACAATAACACCTTCAGAGGCAACAAACAAAAATATCATTTGGACATCAAGTGATACAGCAATAGCAACAGTTGATACAGCAGGAAAAATAACAGCAATAAAGGAAGGACAAGCAACTATTATAGCTAAAATAGAGAATACAGATATTACAGCAACTTGTATTGTCGACGTAACAGCAACAAAAGAAACTGTAACCGTAGAATCAGAAAAAACCAAAATACCGGCAAATCAAGAATTTACAACAGATATAGTCTTACATAATGCTAAAGATACCTTTGCGGAAGACGTAAAAATCAACTACGACAAAGATTTATTTGAATATGTAGGTTACGAAGATATAGAAGGTTTAAAAGTTTATAAAGAAATAAAGAATCCTGAAACTGGTGATTTAAGATTTATCATTGCTAGCCAAGGAGAAACCAATGGAATAAATGCAGACAAGACCTTAGTAAAACTAAAATTCAAAACTAAAGGCAGTGGAAAAGGAAAAGTTGATGTTATTGCTACTCGTATAGCTGATAACGCAGGAACTGAAAATGATTTATTAACAGAAAACTGTGGAGAAAAGGAATTTGAGGTTTTTACAGATGTTAATAATACTGGGGATTTTACTTTAGGAGACTTAGCTATTGATGGTTACTACTATGGAAAGAATGTGTCTGATACAGATAAAGTAAAATACAACGCAGACGTTGTCGTTAATGAGAAAATAGATGATGAGGATTTAACTGAAATTACAAGTCAAATCATAGGAAATAGCAAGTATACTCCTAATAATTAA
- a CDS encoding Ig-like domain-containing protein codes for MEKKSYKRIRTSIITMLIFILASSNVFAATATTWNPVNKSVGATLSNGNLTVTGGLGGSVKATNYKTTGKWYWEVTNVSSAFNLAGVANELFIARTENFESKNQKSYNGYNGNMYPLTSDPLINKYGEALKAGDILGIALDIDNKTINFSKNGNWFGDRPLPTWNQYYPMVTFGSSSYGGTTTTNFGATPFKYQPPTGFYPYDGVPSTGLYLNKSITDLNIGQEETLIATVTPPEASNKYIEWVSQDPTIATVDATGKVTAIKEGQTRIVASHVDSNSIFTAGCIVNVTPAS; via the coding sequence ATGGAGAAGAAGTCTTATAAGAGAATCAGAACGTCGATAATAACTATGTTAATTTTTATTTTAGCTAGTTCAAATGTTTTTGCAGCAACTGCAACTACATGGAATCCCGTAAATAAAAGTGTCGGTGCAACATTGTCAAATGGTAATTTGACTGTAACTGGTGGACTCGGTGGTAGTGTTAAAGCAACTAATTATAAAACTACTGGTAAGTGGTATTGGGAAGTTACTAATGTATCATCTGCCTTTAATCTTGCTGGAGTAGCTAATGAATTATTTATTGCTAGAACTGAAAATTTTGAATCAAAAAATCAAAAAAGCTATAACGGATATAATGGCAACATGTATCCATTAACATCAGATCCATTAATAAATAAATATGGCGAGGCACTTAAAGCAGGAGATATCCTAGGTATAGCATTAGATATAGATAATAAAACTATTAACTTTTCCAAGAATGGAAATTGGTTTGGCGATAGACCTTTGCCAACATGGAATCAATATTATCCAATGGTCACATTTGGAAGTAGTAGTTATGGTGGAACGACAACTACTAATTTTGGCGCTACGCCTTTTAAATACCAACCACCAACAGGATTTTATCCATATGATGGTGTTCCATCAACAGGGTTATATTTGAATAAATCTATAACTGATCTAAATATAGGACAGGAAGAAACTTTAATAGCAACAGTAACACCACCAGAAGCATCAAATAAATATATTGAATGGGTTTCACAGGACCCAACAATAGCTACTGTTGATGCAACAGGAAAAGTAACAGCTATAAAAGAGGGACAAACTAGAATCGTGGCAAGTCACGTGGATAGTAATAGCATCTTTACAGCTGGTTGTATTGTTAATGTAACCCCAGCTTCATAG
- a CDS encoding GNAT family N-acetyltransferase, giving the protein MILETERLIIRRFCADDWSDLYEYLSQESVVKYEPYDIHTEEDCKQSAIYRSKDDAFWAVCLKENNKLIGNIYFKEQGPKEFSTWEIGYVFNPAYYGKGYATESCKRILKYAFEQLGAHRVIGKCNPENSASWKLMERLSMRKEGDFRKTAFFKKSNDGTPLWHDAYQYSILDEDFLSTTQ; this is encoded by the coding sequence TTGATTTTAGAAACAGAAAGATTGATAATAAGAAGGTTTTGTGCTGATGATTGGAGCGATCTCTATGAATACCTTTCTCAAGAATCAGTTGTTAAATATGAGCCTTATGATATCCACACTGAAGAAGATTGCAAACAATCAGCCATCTATCGTTCAAAGGATGATGCCTTTTGGGCTGTGTGCTTAAAAGAAAATAATAAGTTGATTGGAAATATTTATTTTAAAGAGCAAGGACCTAAAGAATTTTCAACTTGGGAAATAGGTTATGTATTTAATCCAGCATACTATGGAAAGGGCTACGCTACGGAATCCTGTAAAAGAATTTTAAAGTATGCTTTTGAACAACTAGGAGCCCATAGAGTTATAGGGAAATGTAATCCCGAAAATAGTGCATCTTGGAAGCTGATGGAGCGACTTTCAATGAGAAAAGAAGGAGATTTTAGGAAAACAGCCTTCTTTAAAAAATCAAATGATGGAACTCCACTATGGCACGATGCATACCAGTATTCGATATTAGATGAAGATTTTCTTTCCACAACCCAATAA